One stretch of Nicotiana tabacum cultivar K326 chromosome 18, ASM71507v2, whole genome shotgun sequence DNA includes these proteins:
- the LOC107768305 gene encoding uncharacterized protein LOC107768305, with protein sequence MQGIWSQMSVAYKDLSLFPDIQLPAGLKMPKFDLYDGHGDRVFHLRGYCSKMRGAGGKDKLLMAYFSQSLSGAALEWYTRQDVSKWYIWDDMAQDFARNFQYNIEIVPDRMSLTKMEKKPNESFREYGLRWREQASRVNPPMEEKEMVEYFIQAQEPTYFGHLVTVVGRPFNGVVKMGEMVEDGLKSRKIMSYFALKATTQAIQNDTGSLLGQKEHDDVAMVVLESQHGPKGPSHQYTQPQLQPEIYPRASHNPPQYYPLNNVQSSVQPLGHSLWRAPAPHNVFLPSQHFRAPNNPRKQGQRGEQRQRNSFTPIGESYTSLFKRLKHSGLIEPLLGYPPDPYAKGFDPTIRCMYHSNVQGNSIEDCRALKREIERMIQEEAIVIENSDREHVNPLGNLLTEVNDIEVGNGLGNMNIELSG encoded by the coding sequence atgcaagggatatggagccagatgagcgtggcttacaaagacttgTCCTTATTTCCTGACATCCAACTGCCTGCTGGTTTAAAGATGccgaagtttgatttgtatgacggaCATGGAGATCGCGTATTCCATTTGAGAGGTtactgcagtaagatgagaggcgccggtgggaaggacaaattattgatggcatatttcagtcagagtttgagtggggcagctctggagtggtacacccgccaagacgtTAGCAAGTGGTACATATGGGACGATATGGCACAGGATTTTGCCCGGAACTTTCAGTACAACATAGAAATTGTCCCGGATCGCATGTCCCTCACCAAGATGGAAAAGAagcctaatgaaagctttagagaatacgggctcagatggagagagcaagcttCTAGAGTCAATCCCCCGatggaagaaaaagagatggtcgagtactttattcaagctcaagagccaacttactttgggcatttgGTCACGGTTGTGGGTAGGCCTTTCAATggtgtggtaaaaatgggagaaatggtagaagatgggTTGAAGTCGAGAAAGATCATGAGTTATTTTGCAttaaaagccacaacacaagcaattcagaaTGACACAGGAAGCTTGCTGGGTCAGAAGGAACACgatgatgttgccatggttgTTTTAGAGTCACAACATGGACCAAAGGGCCCGTCTCACCAATATACCCAGCCTCAACTCCAACCCGAAATCTATCCCCGAGCTtcacataatccacctcagtattatcctctgAACAATGTCCAGTCATCTGTCCAACCACTAGGTCACTCCCTATGGCGAGCGCCAGCACCACATAATgtattcttgccttcacaacattttcgagcacccaacaaccctagaaaacaggggcagagaggggaacaaaggcaaagaaatagtttcacgccaattggggagtcctacacaagcttgtttaaaaggttaaagcattctggcctaATTGAGCCGCTTCTCGGCTATCCTCctgacccatatgcaaaaggttttgatcctactatacgatgcatgtaccactcaaACGTCCAAGGgaatagcattgaagattgtcgtgctttgaaaagggaaatagaaagaatgattcaagaagaggCAATTGTGATCGAGaacagtgacagggagcatgtgaatcctcttgggaacttgctaactgaagttaatgatattgaagttggtaatggtcttggcaatatgaATAtagaactcagtggctaa